A window of Quercus robur chromosome 12, dhQueRobu3.1, whole genome shotgun sequence genomic DNA:
AGCCAAAACAATGCTTGCCTTGCCCACCCTAACAGATATCATAAACTGATGTTTATTTATAGTTTAGAAAACCAGGATCAGCAATTATCCATGATATACATATAGAGTCAACATgactaaaatcaaaatcaccGAGACAAACAATATCACTTCCACTTCTTGAACTTGCCATGCTTGCCGTGCTTGAACTTGCCATGCTTTCCATGCTTGAACTTGCCATGACCCATACCACCATGTGAAAAGCCGCCAAGTGAGCCATAGCCCTGTGTGCCATAGCCATGTGAGCCATGTGAGCCATGTGAGCCATGAGAGATTTGATGAGCACCAtaagcagcagcagcagccgCAGCACCCCCAGCTAGCAATCCTCCCATGCCGCCGCCATGTcctgaagaaaaagaagaattcaacaacctttattttttattttttgataagcagGAATAGAAGAATACAACAACTTCCagaaaaatcaataacaaaGAGTCAGAAAAGCTTTCCACTTAAGCAAGgcagcaaaaaagtaatttgataaaacaaaacaaagctaaGCTCCAATATCAGGAGCCTAAACAGCGCCTAACTCCTCTCTAATTCCTTGCATTCGTTTGATTTATGCTCGAGCCAGATGATGAAAACTGTCATGTCGGATTCCATCAGGGGATGGGCATATAAAAAATTCATCTATCccaataaaaacagaaaattcaTAGCCATAATCATCATGTGGGAGAGATGGCTGAGTTATTAAAAGTGCAGCATTGAAACTAATATGTAGGCTTTTGTTTAACAAGGGTTCCAATCCCTATCTTTCAGAACCTTTCAACCAATTCACCAATATTTTATGGGAATCATGAGGAGACGAAATAAACAACATTAGGATCATATATAAACAGTCAAAACAAGGAGGTAAAATGTTGCAAATAGCTACCCCAAAGGGTGTCAATACAATACCACATGCGCCACCACTCAAACCCCCCCAATAGTTGAGATTAGTTAAGTCTAGCTTGTTTAGTCTAAGCCACTAGAATTTGATTGAAATTATATATGAGAAAAATCGGGGTTGGGTGTCATAAGTAATATATACCTGACTGATGTGGAGCAGATGGGCCAGGATAGCCAGATGGAGGGTAGCCTTGCTGTGGGTAGCCTTGCTGTGGGTAGCCTTGTTGAGGGTATCCCTGTGGTGGGTATCCTTGTGGTGGGTATCCTTGTGGTGGGTATCCTTGTGGCGGATAACCATGTTGTTGTGGATAACCATGTTGTTGTGGAGGATATGCTCCAGGGTACTGACCTCCTGGAGGATATCCATGGCCTCCATGACCACTCTGTGCGGCATGAGCCAGTTGTGAGAATAACCCTTTGTCAGATTCATCATGCTTATCTTTTCCACCccccatgatttttttttccttcttctagCAAAtgtctgaaaaaaaaaatgaaattagagattaATAATGaacttattgcaacaaaaaaagaaaaagaaaaagagacataCACAGACACATATCAAACAAAAATGCAAACTATGATCCTTCTAGACTATAGCATCCACTCCATCATCACACCAACATACCAATTCGTTGAACCAATTGGAACCTCAACCCACAATATATTATTACATGTTTTATTGTTTATGCTAGTCTGACATTTATCTTAAGATAACAACTAAATATGACAAGATAATTCGATTAAATGAGAAGAAGACATTGATCTAAAAAGTTGAGCATCTCAGAGGatcaaagaaaattataacaaaaactGAGTATCAAGAATGAGAAATCAAATTGAGCAGCAAAATACCCAGATCTGAATTAATTAATTCACAATCGTATAAACAAAATTTGGGTGATATTGGTATATAGATATAGTTGACCATATATTAATTTGATGAATCCTGTTATACCCATGTCGTGAAATCCATTTAATTTTGAGTTTGCTTTCATTTCatgaaattaaggaaaaagGCGACAATTTTCAATCCCAAATAAGCGCttaagaaaatgacaaaagcaAGATACTTTGATGTTCTTCAATTTCATAGATAAAACACGCACAAACAGAGACAGAGACAcagaaataaacaaaaagaggTTCTCACCGAAAGTTGTTCGATCCGATCAcaaaagagacagagagagagagagagatttgtaaTTGTCAAAGAAGATAATAAGAAGAatgtttatttataagaaatCGTGAAACATAGACTAGTTGATAAGATCGAACGCGTAATAAACGCGTAAGAGGCATGCAATTGCGCGCCTCAGGGGCCAAAGGACACGTGGGTTGCTCTGCATTCGCTCATTAAGTAACGTTTCATATTCCCATTCCCATACTACGCGTTTTGAATCAatactcaacaaaaaaaaaaaaaaaaaaaaaacaaacacccGTGTGGTCATGAACTTCTCTCACGCTTTTAACCGACTTAAATTTTTAGAGTACcgttgtttataatatttttacaataaattattagtgaaaagttgttattagttctaatttaaatttatcatCGATTTTTTTTGGCTACTAATAACAACGGctacttataatttattgtgaaaatattatagatataacatatttctaaattttactacaaaaaatatatctaaagTCATCTAACATAAAATATAGCTAAAATTATCCAAAATGAAGAATTTCAAGGGCACTGGCGGAGCTCGGGGCCCCTGGCCcctcaattttgaaaatttctctTAATCTGTATATATTCAtaaagttagttattgcttttttttcttgtcaaaaatacccttaaattaattaaccaacaacttaaaaatgggattaaaatagtaaatagacaaaagaaagttagttattattttttttactgtaaaaaatacccttacctaaaacttaaaaatggggttaaaatagtaaattgacaaaaagaataaatttcTACTTCTACGTTGAAATGCCTTCATGCTTCTAATAAACTTATACTTTTACGTTAAtttaaagagaaatgctatgtctacaacatttctacaacatttttacaacaaatcctaagtggcaagttgttactggttgtttttgttggggcaaaaaagtaatcttagtgttagttttaaatttgaaccaataacaactaaccacccatgatttgttgtaaaaatgttgtaaaaatgttgtagacgtagcatctctctaatttaaattcctacttctactcactaactccctacaaaataggatcactcttttgttagttttaaaactcgTTTAATCTAAAAAACTCACACCacgtattttattttattttattttatttttttatgattggaaGAAGTAGAAATCCTAAATTAtaacgcgcgtgctcagaggttagtaataaatactaaaatagaaagaatttAATCACTGTGGACCCTCCTaacatttttgacaaaaaatacatataacaATTCCAATCCTCcctttcagaaaaaaaaaaaatatatatatatatatatgtatatatatttcgAATCCTAAAAACCCAACCCATTCTCTGGACCATAAacaattttgctaaaaaaaaaaaaaaaaaaattccttgttAGTCAGAATTCCTAGTCCTAATTAAATTAGGattccaaaatccaaataaataCACAAATCGCAACATTAAACTTCACAAAACACAACCCAAACTTTTCAACCCCAAAGATCCAAACTTCATAAGTCACAATcgtatattaccaaaataaaatctgaatatatcaacaacaaaaaattgctCTTACGCTGGCCGCCTTGATCTATCTCTGGTGTGGACTTATGGTATGAGTTTTAACACTCTCTCTTAGAGTTGGGAAAATTTGCCATTTAGCATTATTTTTGGAACAATTTAGTTAGTTGTTAAGTTTGCAAAACTATTTTGCAAATTAGCATCTCGAGGCTCTGAAACTCGAGTTCAGTGAAGGAACTCATCTCTAAGCCTCGATTTCCAAGTTGTGGCAATTTGATGAGGAACAAAAAATTCACGTGGAACCCAAGTCTTTCCTACCAAAGAAGACCCAAACAAAACCATTTGTAACCTCTCAAATCTTATTCAAtttcatctctcttccttaGCTTTTTCCTTCAAATCATTCACATCTttatgagtgtgtgtgtgtgtggggttcAGATTATGTGTGGTGACGGAGATCGTGAACTATATTGTAGATCAACGATCGGGATGTGCTTGACCGAGACTAGGTTTATGTGTGCTGTGGGTCTTCTTCTGGgttctttttcttcatcatattctagtttcttcttcttctgcattTGTTGCCGTACGCTCTATGGAACTTGAGACTTAGAGGCTCGAGTTCCACGTGGATTATTTATCCACATCAGCTTGGAACTCATCTTAGGCTTGATTTTTTTCACTAAACTTGAGCTTCTGAGGTTCGAGATACTAGTTTGCTAAAACAAATAACgaaataattgataaaatcatGTTAAATGGCAAATTTCCGAAGGTTCTCTGTCTCTGTCTATCTAATATATATGTTCTGCaactacatatttttaaaacaagcTCAGTCATTGAACTTCCTTTAGAtagaagaaaagtaaaggattttttttttttttttttttttgtggtaagtTAAAACCATCTGTCCGTGTCCTAATGTTCATCTGTTACTGTACTCTTTAGACTAGAGTGCCTACAATGGGCTCATTTTTGTGGTTTCCAACCAAGCATTATttgagtgaaaaagaaaaaaagaaaaaaagaaaactaaagtaACTACAAGCCTATGACTAGAATAGAGTACTATAGCCGTAGGTCCTTAGCATGGCTAAGTAGTTTAGAtccgtttggataccgtttattttgctgaaaactgaaaaacaatgtagtaaaataatttttaaatgtgtgaatagtgccgtgggacccatttttgataaaaaaaaattgttgaaaaagaggtttgtggatTCCGTGAATAGTGCATGGGGCCCACTGGTGTGCACTGTCCACTGCTTATTTTGTTGGTGTGAACAGTGTATTGACAGACAAAGTCAAAAAGAAAtgcttctcccaaaaaaaaaaaaaaaaaaaagcctaaacaTAAAACACTGAAACCTTTTCAACTATCCAAACGCTCATTTAGTACttaaattaaatttactataatttgataatagtaatttgataattgtttgtTCAATTGATATTAGTGGCttagataattaaattaaattatcattataaacTTGTTTATTCTATCAATTTGAGGTATTgagtttataaaatttaattttcatattttgcaaTAATTTATGGGGAAAAGATTTACAATTGATGCAAAAATGACCTTTCATGTTGTGTGCACTAATTTagttcaaaatcaattataagTGATTTAAGTGTCACGAAAGAGTGTAAAACGCAAAGTATTTAAGTTGAATTAATTTgtgaaattaagatttttttagtcatttttttatacataagaACTTTATTGTGTTTACCTTGGCTCACTGGAAAAATTTTATAGTTCCGTCACTAATTAAAGGTATtgcattacaaattttatttcataaaacttacaaactaaCGTGGTAATGATTGTGATTATCtcattaatttatatttgaatttttttgtcgTGATTGATTACACTTTACTTTATAAGTATAATATAGTAAAAATTGTACTAACTGTGTCAATACTTATCTAAAATTGGTTTGCACCAAGGTACTTCAATACAAAGTATTGAGATACTATTAATTAGAAtcaacaaataattttataagtAACTGAACCCTTGCTGGGGGTACATCCTCCACCTTCGATCCCCTGTGCTCCCGTTTCTTCTAATCTCTTTTCTCTACAcgttttgttttcaaaaccgTAATCAGTTGGCTTTATAAGGTAGGGAAAATATCTAGGCATATTTGATGCACTGTAATGCTAATTACAAAGAGAAATgatacgtctacaacatttttacaataaattctaagtggcaagttgttattgttgggacaaaaaagtaatcttagcgttagtttgaaatttgaactaataacaactaaccacctgtgatttgttgtaaaaatgttgtagaataTAGGACATATTTTCTATTACTTCCTAAAGAATATGTAACCGAATAACAAAATAGCAATGCTACTAATGTTTCAAATGAGTGCAATATCTTACACCCATGATATATGCAGGGGCAGAGTCAAAAATTCGTATTTGAGAGGGCCAAGGTAAAACTATTGTATTGATTCTAAGCAAAATGAAAAGTGGGTTTTGTTAATGGCCGAGTACCAAAGAAAATCAATGGATTTGCAAAGGAGAGGGATTGAAAGCATCAGAAAATGCTAAGtgtaaataagttaaaaaaaaaaaaaggtaaaaagaagaaggagaagaagaagaacgaaaaGGATAGAGATGggcattaaaataaaaaataaaaagaagatgagaaagATGAGATGCGAAAGTTACAGGAGTGCActattaaagagagaaaaaagagaaaaagaagatgaaatagagaaagagacGTAATgttagagaagagaaaaaattgtacttagggtccgtttggatacagctgaaaactgaaaactgaaactgaaaactgaaaaacactgtagcgaaataatttttaaatgtgtgaatagtatcgtgggacccatttttaatgaaaaagttgctgaaaagtgaaatttgtgggtccgtgaacagtacacgatgtgctgtgattggtccaaaaaaatttgaaaagtcaaagtttgcggctactgttcattgaacagtgcatgaacagtagccgcaacacccaaaacgctccaaaacgcgtgaaaaaaaaaaaaaaaaaaaaaaaaacgtaaacgcAGACGCAGAAGTTTTCATCCCAATCCAAACGCAACCTTAGTATCtagaaaaggaaagaatatttttaaccaaaaaaagaaaaatgatgatgTACCACACACTTTTTTATGATTAAAGAATATTTGTTCCTACAATTGTCGTATATGACAGATTGTGATTAGTTATTTGTCACACCCACTTCTGAGATTCAAATGTTGTAAGTGTGATGTTATATACATCTGAAACACTAGATATTATCTCTGTAGGTGGATCGAGTCTATACAATATATATGCGATGCTCCATATGGCTAAGACATAACATACTTTTTGCTTTTAGGAGAAATGAACAGCTTGCACCTACATGACTTTCATctatttctctccttttccttaattacttattaaaagattattttatttatgacccaaaaaaaaaaaaaatttatgttcaattatattcagatataatttcattttaatcctaaaaaattaattatgctAAGTGAATACTTGATTTTATTAAACATATCGACTCACGTGGCTAATTGTTATTGCTCAAttttaagggggaaaaaagaagaagagagagtcTAGTGACaatttctttacattttttttttaaaaaaattttgtcaaggATCTTGTAACTCATTTTGTTGAAACCTCCAGTTGTCCCCTCactcaactatcaaattatcaaaaaatttcttttacaactttttttaagttgtaaatataaaattgatgatACTAGCTAGTGTGCTAATAATCAAATACTACAAGGcgaatcccaaaaaaaaaaaaaaacctaaaatccaGCAAATTGAAATCGTTCACCACATTTCACAGCTaccaaattaaacaaaaaaaggaatCTACTGTTCACCTCTGCTGAATTGATCTGATGAgactagattttttttgtagtttttatgAACCGTACTAAAAAATTTTAGCTAAAAATGGCATTTGAAGAGAATGCTAGTAACAAAATGAAAAGTGATGATAGATGTTATACAAAGTGTGTGTTGACAAGATTTATAAAAACTAGGTATTTGAGaacttttcataaaaatttccATATAAGGAAGTAATCTCCCAGCCTTTATCGGACTATTCCACTCCCAATTAATAGGACACCTCAGAATTCCCATGGACTGATAGCATAGAGAATGGAACATTGGATGTTTCTatattaaaactcaaaataaaatttcaaattaatagaAGAGCAATTCATTGTAAAAGTTACCAAATGACAATTTCCTTTTTGATTCGAATAAGAACCAACtcgtttacaaaaaaaaatggcagCAAGCCGTCATCATTCTTTCTTGCCAACGTTTTTTAGCAAATTGCACAGAAAGAATACATAAAACCGTTTATACAATGTCAAGTTATTtgcatcattgcttcatttttaATGTAAGTTTCCAATACACGTGGTATATACACAAGACTGAAACCACTCAAATGGTGCTGCATATTTCTGCTGCTTATAGGGCCTCGTATAGAACTCGGTGCTCCAAAAGTTCTGATAAAATGCTCCTCATTTTATCAACTGAAATGGGTTTCTGTATTACTCCATTTATACCAACCCTCATACAGTTCTCCTTGGTAACCTTGTCTGTGTTTCCAGTAAGTGCTACTATAAGTGGCTTTTCATGACGTCTTGCGAATTTTTCACGTATAGTGACAGCAAGCTCAAAACCATCTATACCAGGCATGCACACATCCAAGAACACCACCTGGTGTTCATGAGAAACAACATGCAAGCACTCCTCGCTTGAGCTTACAGTTGACACATCACATCCCAAGTGCTCAAGTAGCCCCTTTGTCACCATCCTGCTAACCCtgtataacacaaataaaattcAACATTCAGTAATGTGATTGAAATTGCTAACAGTAGTTCCATTGAACTTGAAATGAAATATTGAAATGATAGTAATTATCACTAAATATAAACACATTTTAAACTAGAAGTGCCACACCATCCCATTGTTTGTAATTTCAATATACAATTTAGACTTCTTACAGTCTAAGTCCAATGTAGACAAGTTGTCTAGTTCAGACTTTGTCAAGATTACTTAAATTAAAATCCCAGttttcaagaacttcaaccaaCACAACACAATAAAGCCGTAGACTAAAGCAAATTGTAGCTGTTTTTAAGCATTTCAAGTGCCAGGGCTTTAAGTCCAAATTTTTATGCACGATCAGTGGTGTAATTAAGTAAATAAAGACTTACATACacaacaagagagagagagagagagagagagct
This region includes:
- the LOC126708641 gene encoding glycine-rich protein A3-like, which codes for MGGGKDKHDESDKGLFSQLAHAAQSGHGGHGYPPGGQYPGAYPPQQHGYPQQHGYPPQGYPPQGYPPQGYPPQGYPQQGYPQQGYPQQGYPPSGYPGPSAPHQSGHGGGMGGLLAGGAAAAAAAYGAHQISHGSHGSHGSHGYGTQGYGSLGGFSHGGMGHGKFKHGKHGKFKHGKHGKFKKWK